The following proteins come from a genomic window of Hymenobacter canadensis:
- a CDS encoding TonB-dependent receptor family protein, translating to MSYRYAAPLLLLPVSAFAQTAAPDTTRAVALPEATVTGYGQQLPLRRTAAAVGVLSAADFDRFGQQALTQAVNTLPGVRLEERATASYRLSVRGSTLRSPFGVRNVKLYYEGLPFTDASGSTPLNLLDPAQIGSLEALKGPAASVYGAGTGGAILLRNRRPEAGQARAQVGFTAGSFGLRRYTATAESGTATGYVRAQYARQTLDGYRQQSALRRDVLALDGEFQPTARQTVALHGLYSDINYQLPGGLTRAQFQADPRQARPSTATAPGTVAQRAYYASRTLLLGGTHEFRFTPRLSSVATLYGTGSAIRTPFLVDFERNTRLETGARVALRYQSSLAGRVLRLQGGAEAQAGFLSGRSYQNRAGETGPLRYDDEIKSGTGFLFAQADYELPANFLLTAGASYSRLRYDVNRLLDATRPGAPTSYAVQRDFRPVVSPRVALLKELTPQISVYGSVSRGFSPPTTEEIRPSDGSLNTDLQAERGTSYEVGTRGTLLNQRLKFDLAAYDFRLRQTITTFTTDQGTSLFRNAGTTRQRGLEVALSGWLWEQKASSRKRQAASAQGQTGLRAFATYAYNHYRFGSYESGGQDFSGNRLTGTAPHTLTAGLDFSEQFGFYLSPTVSHQARIFLNDANTEAAPGYWVFGARGGWRRTLGRLELDVFGGLDNATNRRYSLGNDLNAFGARYFQPAPTRNGYGGVLLGWKL from the coding sequence ATGTCCTACCGCTACGCCGCGCCGCTGCTGCTGCTGCCCGTTTCCGCCTTTGCCCAAACCGCTGCGCCCGATACCACCCGGGCTGTGGCCCTGCCCGAAGCCACCGTCACGGGCTACGGCCAGCAGCTACCGCTGCGCCGCACCGCCGCCGCCGTGGGCGTGCTTAGCGCTGCCGACTTTGACCGGTTCGGGCAGCAGGCCCTCACCCAGGCCGTGAACACGCTGCCCGGCGTGCGGCTGGAGGAGCGCGCCACCGCCAGCTACCGCCTCAGCGTGCGGGGCAGCACGCTCCGCTCGCCGTTTGGGGTGCGCAACGTCAAGCTCTACTACGAAGGCCTGCCGTTCACCGACGCCAGCGGCAGCACCCCGCTCAACCTCCTCGATCCTGCCCAGATAGGTAGCCTGGAGGCCCTGAAAGGCCCCGCCGCCAGTGTGTATGGGGCCGGGACCGGCGGGGCCATCTTGCTGCGCAACCGCCGCCCCGAAGCCGGCCAGGCCCGCGCTCAGGTGGGTTTCACGGCCGGCAGCTTTGGGCTGCGGCGCTACACCGCCACCGCCGAAAGCGGCACCGCCACTGGCTACGTGCGCGCCCAATATGCCCGCCAGACCCTCGACGGCTACCGCCAGCAAAGCGCCCTGCGCCGCGACGTGCTGGCCCTCGACGGCGAGTTTCAGCCCACCGCCCGCCAGACTGTGGCCCTGCACGGCCTCTACTCCGACATCAACTACCAGCTGCCCGGCGGCCTCACCCGCGCCCAGTTTCAGGCCGACCCCCGGCAGGCGCGGCCAAGTACTGCCACCGCGCCCGGCACCGTGGCCCAGCGCGCCTACTACGCCTCGCGCACCCTGCTGCTGGGGGGCACCCATGAGTTCCGGTTCACGCCGCGCCTGAGTTCGGTGGCCACGCTCTACGGCACCGGCAGCGCCATCCGGACGCCTTTTCTGGTGGATTTTGAGCGCAACACGCGCCTGGAAACCGGCGCCCGGGTGGCGCTGCGCTACCAAAGTAGCCTGGCCGGCCGCGTGCTGCGCCTGCAGGGTGGGGCCGAAGCCCAGGCCGGTTTCCTGAGCGGCCGCAGCTACCAGAACCGCGCCGGCGAAACGGGCCCGTTGCGCTACGACGATGAAATCAAGTCCGGCACCGGCTTCCTGTTTGCCCAAGCCGACTATGAGCTGCCGGCCAACTTCCTGCTGACGGCCGGCGCCAGCTACAGCCGCCTGCGCTACGACGTCAACCGCCTGCTCGATGCCACCCGCCCCGGCGCGCCCACCAGCTACGCCGTGCAGCGCGACTTCCGGCCGGTGGTGTCGCCGCGGGTGGCGCTGCTCAAGGAGCTGACGCCGCAGATTTCTGTGTACGGCAGCGTGAGCCGCGGCTTCTCGCCGCCCACTACCGAGGAAATTCGCCCCTCCGATGGCAGCCTCAACACCGACCTGCAGGCCGAGCGCGGCACCAGCTACGAAGTAGGCACCCGCGGCACGCTGCTGAACCAGCGCCTGAAATTCGACTTAGCCGCCTACGATTTCCGCCTGCGCCAGACCATCACCACCTTCACCACCGACCAGGGCACCAGCCTGTTCCGCAACGCCGGTACCACCCGCCAGCGCGGCCTGGAGGTAGCCCTGAGCGGCTGGTTGTGGGAGCAGAAAGCTTCAAGCCGTAAGCGGCAAGCTGCAAGTGCCCAAGGGCAAACCGGCCTGCGCGCCTTCGCCACCTACGCCTACAACCACTACCGCTTTGGCAGCTACGAGAGCGGAGGCCAGGATTTCAGCGGCAACCGCCTCACCGGCACCGCCCCGCACACGCTCACAGCCGGCCTCGATTTCAGTGAGCAGTTCGGTTTCTACCTCAGCCCCACCGTCAGCCATCAGGCCCGCATCTTCCTCAACGATGCCAACACCGAAGCCGCGCCCGGCTACTGGGTGTTCGGGGCGCGGGGCGGCTGGCGGCGCACCCTCGGCCGCCTGGAGCTGGACGTGTTCGGTGGCCTCGACAACGCCACCAACCGCCGCTACAGCCTCGGCAACGACCTCAACGCCTTTGGGGCCCGCTACTTTCAGCCCGCCCCCACCCGCAACGGCTACGGCGGGGTGCTGCTGGGTTGGAAGCTGTAA
- a CDS encoding Gfo/Idh/MocA family protein, with the protein MSSSSSADSRRQFLRQFGLTAAATAVAGPTVALATSPSTMQYDDQKKLGFAIVGLGKFAQQQMMPAFKECKHARITALVSGSPDKARKLAREYGVEEKNIYSYDNFDSIKDNPAVDVVYIVLPPGLHAEYTIRAAKAGKHVLCEKPMANSVADCQKMIEACEKAGKKLMIAYRAQFEPFNLDAIARIKKGELGKLRQITADHGRSVKPTEEPAEAWRVQKKLAGGGSLMDIGIYSLNATRYLTGEEPVEVTAQEFSDKSDPRFKEVEDTIHFTLRFPSGVLASCTSSYSIQEVKRFRAFGDKAWLDLDPATDYYEHHMTIGDKDGKRQPKIKEGNQFAAELDHMAECVLQNKTPKTPGEEGLKDIRLVMAIYEAARTGKRVKV; encoded by the coding sequence ATGTCTTCTTCCAGCTCCGCCGACTCGCGCCGGCAGTTTCTGCGCCAGTTTGGCCTTACCGCCGCGGCTACTGCCGTGGCCGGCCCCACGGTAGCCCTGGCCACTTCCCCTTCCACTATGCAATACGACGATCAGAAGAAGCTCGGCTTCGCCATTGTGGGCCTCGGCAAGTTTGCCCAGCAGCAGATGATGCCTGCCTTCAAGGAATGTAAGCACGCCCGCATCACGGCTCTCGTGAGCGGCTCACCCGACAAGGCCCGCAAGCTGGCTCGCGAGTACGGCGTCGAGGAAAAGAACATCTACAGCTACGACAACTTCGATTCCATCAAGGACAATCCGGCCGTGGATGTGGTGTACATCGTGCTGCCGCCCGGCCTGCATGCCGAATACACGATTCGGGCGGCCAAGGCAGGCAAGCACGTGCTGTGTGAGAAGCCCATGGCCAACTCCGTAGCCGATTGCCAGAAGATGATTGAGGCCTGCGAGAAGGCCGGCAAAAAGCTGATGATTGCCTACCGGGCCCAGTTCGAGCCCTTCAACCTCGACGCCATTGCCCGCATCAAAAAGGGCGAGCTGGGCAAGCTGCGCCAGATTACGGCCGACCACGGCCGCAGCGTGAAGCCCACCGAGGAACCCGCCGAAGCCTGGCGCGTGCAGAAAAAGCTGGCCGGCGGCGGTTCGCTCATGGACATCGGCATCTACTCCCTAAACGCCACCCGCTACCTCACCGGCGAAGAGCCCGTGGAAGTTACGGCCCAGGAATTCAGCGATAAATCGGACCCGCGCTTCAAGGAAGTGGAAGACACCATCCATTTCACGCTACGCTTCCCGAGCGGCGTGCTGGCCTCCTGCACCAGCTCCTACAGCATCCAGGAGGTGAAGCGGTTCCGGGCCTTCGGCGACAAAGCCTGGCTGGACCTCGACCCCGCCACCGACTACTACGAGCACCACATGACCATCGGCGACAAGGACGGAAAGCGTCAGCCCAAGATCAAGGAAGGCAACCAGTTTGCCGCCGAACTCGACCACATGGCCGAGTGCGTGCTGCAAAACAAAACCCCCAAAACGCCCGGCGAAGAAGGCCTGAAGGATATTCGTCTCGTGATGGCCATCTACGAAGCCGCCCGCACCGGTAAGCGGGTGAAGGTGTAA